From Nguyenibacter vanlangensis, one genomic window encodes:
- a CDS encoding TIM44-like domain-containing protein: MTIPTRTVRPRLARRAAFLLLGTALAIAQGGLAYQADARPGGGMSLGSRGSRTYSAPAPTTTAPYGAAPMQRSITPQSPSPLGGYSGNPSAFPRSPYGAPYGAPYARPHPFAGGFLGGLLGAGLFGVLFGHGIAGGLHGGGSFFGFLIQLLLLGLLVGWLVRRFSGGAARRMSMPAAPGAYGQGPAPDQLTVTPDDYRAFQRLLVDIQAAWSQQNLPALQHMATPEMVGYFNAQLSDLASRGARNVVSDVRFERGDLAEAWSENGFDYATVAMRYSMVDITTDMVGHVIDGSSTERVTTTELWTFVRPSRGGAWLLSAIQQAR, translated from the coding sequence ATGACCATTCCGACCCGTACCGTCCGGCCTCGCCTGGCGCGCCGTGCGGCGTTCCTGCTGCTGGGCACGGCCCTCGCGATCGCGCAGGGCGGCCTGGCATACCAGGCGGATGCCCGGCCGGGCGGCGGGATGTCGCTGGGCAGCCGGGGATCGCGGACCTATAGCGCCCCTGCCCCGACCACGACGGCGCCTTATGGCGCGGCACCGATGCAGCGTTCGATCACGCCGCAATCGCCATCGCCCCTGGGCGGATATTCCGGCAATCCCTCCGCCTTCCCGCGTTCGCCGTACGGAGCGCCTTATGGCGCGCCCTATGCGCGGCCGCATCCCTTTGCCGGCGGGTTTCTGGGCGGGCTGCTGGGGGCCGGCCTGTTCGGTGTGCTGTTCGGGCACGGGATTGCCGGAGGGCTGCATGGCGGGGGCAGTTTCTTCGGCTTCCTGATCCAGTTGCTGCTGCTGGGGCTGCTGGTCGGCTGGCTGGTCCGGCGGTTTTCGGGCGGCGCCGCGCGACGGATGAGCATGCCGGCGGCGCCCGGGGCCTATGGCCAGGGCCCGGCGCCCGACCAGTTGACCGTCACCCCGGACGATTACCGCGCATTCCAGCGGCTGCTGGTCGATATCCAGGCGGCCTGGAGCCAGCAGAACCTGCCGGCGCTGCAGCATATGGCGACGCCGGAAATGGTTGGGTATTTCAACGCGCAGCTTTCGGACCTGGCCAGCCGTGGGGCCCGCAACGTGGTCTCGGACGTCCGCTTCGAGCGGGGCGACCTGGCCGAAGCCTGGTCGGAAAACGGCTTCGACTATGCCACCGTCGCCATGCGTTATTCGATGGTGGACATCACCACCGACATGGTCGGCCACGTGATCGACGGCAGTTCGACCGAGCGGGTGACCACGACAGAACTCTGGACCTTCGTCCGGCCGTCGCGCGGCGGGGCGTGGCTGTTGTCGGCGATCCAGCAGGCACGGTGA
- a CDS encoding heme o synthase, with product MSLSLSEDATRFDAALVGTEARDWVALLKPRVISLVVFTGAAGLAMAPGRINPLIACIAILCICMASGAAGAINMWYDRDIDAVMTRTARRPIPDGRIRADAALGFGIGLSVASVLLMWLATNLLAACVLGFSIFFYAVVYTMWLKRSTPQNIVIGGAAGAFPPMIGWAAATGSLGVMPVVMFAIIFLWTPPHFWSLSLYACKDYGRAGIPMLPVVRGARHTRWQILWYTLALSAVSLVPPALHLAGWLYAATTILLDAGFVFCAVRVLGDRQDADGTSLTGDKPARHAFRFSLAYLFLLFCGLLADHVLIGG from the coding sequence ATGAGCCTCTCCCTTTCCGAGGACGCGACCCGCTTCGACGCCGCCCTGGTCGGGACCGAGGCCAGGGACTGGGTCGCGCTGCTCAAGCCCAGGGTGATCTCGCTGGTGGTGTTCACCGGGGCCGCCGGGCTGGCCATGGCGCCGGGCCGGATCAACCCGCTGATCGCCTGCATCGCCATCCTGTGCATCTGCATGGCCTCGGGCGCGGCCGGGGCGATCAATATGTGGTACGACCGCGATATCGACGCGGTCATGACCCGCACCGCCCGCCGCCCGATCCCCGACGGCCGCATCCGCGCCGATGCCGCGCTGGGCTTCGGCATCGGCCTGTCCGTGGCCTCGGTGCTGCTGATGTGGCTGGCCACCAACCTGCTGGCGGCCTGTGTGCTGGGGTTCTCGATTTTCTTCTATGCCGTGGTCTATACGATGTGGCTCAAGCGTTCGACGCCGCAGAACATCGTCATCGGGGGCGCCGCCGGCGCGTTTCCGCCGATGATCGGCTGGGCGGCCGCCACCGGTTCGCTGGGCGTGATGCCCGTCGTCATGTTCGCGATCATCTTCCTCTGGACCCCGCCGCATTTCTGGTCGCTGTCGCTCTACGCCTGCAAGGATTACGGCCGGGCCGGCATTCCCATGCTGCCGGTGGTGCGCGGTGCGCGGCATACGCGCTGGCAGATCCTGTGGTACACGCTGGCGCTGTCCGCGGTCTCGCTGGTGCCCCCGGCCCTGCATCTGGCGGGTTGGCTCTATGCCGCGACCACGATCCTGCTCGATGCGGGCTTCGTCTTCTGCGCGGTGCGGGTATTGGGCGACCGGCAGGACGCGGACGGCACAAGCCTGACCGGCGACAAGCCCGCCCGCCACGCCTTCCGTTTTTCGCTGGCCTATCTCTTCCTGCTGTTCTGCGGGCTGCTGGCCGATCATGTCCTGATCGGAGGATAA
- a CDS encoding cbb3-type cytochrome c oxidase subunit I has product MPTEGQVPAAVGTGSFPARRGRVFSHRHVGTLYLALAVLAGLAGGALALPLQLAQAGQGAASGGGLARAAIDHGALMVLFCALPALTGGFGTWFVPMLLGAPDMASRRASLLAWIGLAVSFLLVLSGVQVGLGMLLWCAAMLGWSINMAATVLNMRRPGMDLRAMPLFAWAQALTALMMVVTLPVLAASLTRGLLAGAPHGAGQAVPALRAFSGPEIGLLLLPAAGIVCQLVETFSGVALRRRAAALGAMAVLSVGGATIWVHDLFSGGLAAQPAARPVIEQAATGLPMLVLLAVWGATVRAGRPVLRVPMLWACAFAALLLAGPVLAWLGGVPAGHAVALPAALFATFGGFYYWIGKMTGHQCPESGGRLHVALATAGTLLCLAPHRPACVLAGVILLGLSMLAFVITAGLALRGGARVRAANYWGPGARTLEWTLATPAPRDAFADFPYRGAGA; this is encoded by the coding sequence ATGCCGACAGAGGGCCAGGTTCCAGCAGCGGTCGGAACCGGCAGCTTTCCGGCGCGACGCGGTCGCGTCTTCAGTCACAGGCATGTCGGCACGCTGTATCTGGCGCTTGCCGTCCTGGCCGGGCTGGCCGGCGGCGCGCTGGCGCTGCCGCTGCAACTGGCCCAGGCCGGGCAGGGCGCCGCTTCCGGCGGCGGACTGGCCCGGGCCGCGATCGACCATGGCGCGCTGATGGTGCTGTTCTGCGCCTTGCCGGCCCTGACGGGCGGGTTCGGCACCTGGTTCGTGCCGATGCTGCTGGGCGCGCCCGACATGGCCTCCCGCCGGGCTTCCCTGCTGGCCTGGATCGGCCTTGCCGTCAGCTTCCTCCTGGTCCTCTCCGGCGTGCAGGTCGGGCTGGGCATGCTGCTGTGGTGCGCGGCGATGCTGGGCTGGTCCATCAACATGGCCGCCACCGTGCTGAACATGCGCCGTCCGGGCATGGACCTGCGCGCGATGCCGCTCTTCGCCTGGGCCCAGGCGCTGACGGCGCTGATGATGGTGGTGACCCTGCCGGTCCTGGCGGCGTCGCTGACGCGCGGCCTGCTCGCGGGCGCGCCGCACGGCGCGGGACAGGCCGTTCCGGCCCTGCGCGCCTTCTCCGGTCCCGAAATCGGCCTGCTGCTGCTGCCGGCCGCCGGAATCGTCTGCCAACTGGTCGAAACCTTCTCCGGCGTGGCGCTCCGCCGCCGGGCCGCCGCCCTGGGCGCGATGGCGGTGCTGTCGGTCGGCGGGGCCACGATCTGGGTGCATGACCTGTTTTCCGGCGGCCTGGCGGCCCAGCCGGCGGCCCGCCCCGTGATCGAGCAGGCGGCGACCGGCCTGCCGATGCTGGTGCTGCTGGCGGTCTGGGGCGCGACGGTGCGGGCCGGGCGGCCGGTCTTGCGCGTGCCGATGCTGTGGGCCTGCGCCTTTGCCGCCCTGCTGCTGGCGGGGCCGGTCCTGGCCTGGCTGGGCGGCGTTCCGGCCGGCCATGCCGTGGCGCTGCCGGCCGCCCTGTTCGCGACCTTCGGCGGGTTCTATTACTGGATCGGCAAGATGACCGGCCACCAGTGCCCCGAGAGCGGGGGCCGGCTGCATGTCGCGCTGGCGACGGCAGGCACGCTGCTGTGCCTGGCCCCGCACCGGCCGGCCTGCGTGCTGGCGGGGGTGATCCTGCTGGGCCTGTCGATGCTGGCCTTCGTCATCACCGCCGGCCTGGCGCTGCGCGGCGGCGCGCGGGTGCGCGCGGCCAATTACTGGGGCCCCGGCGCACGTACGCTTGAATGGACCCTGGCCACGCCGGCGCCGCGCGACGCCTTCGCCGATTTCCCGTATCGCGGAGCCGGCGCATGA
- a CDS encoding class I SAM-dependent methyltransferase: MSEVLQDASPEASGAATAVGGYTPAPRSALDAEAVKAAYRRWAGVYDALFGGVSAFGRKRAVAAVNSLPGTAVLEVGVGTGLALPHYRSDKRITGIDLSGDMLDRARQRVARMNLRHVDALLEMDAEETRFADGSFDVAVAMFVASVVPNPRRLLAELKRVVRPGGHILFVNHFLATGGVRLAVERSMARASRSLGWHPDFAIESLLPPADLARASIHPVPPAGLFTLVVLPRDPAAPSAETRA, from the coding sequence ATGAGCGAAGTTCTTCAAGATGCCTCGCCCGAGGCCAGTGGGGCGGCGACCGCCGTCGGGGGCTATACGCCCGCCCCGCGTTCCGCCCTGGATGCCGAGGCCGTGAAAGCCGCCTATCGCCGTTGGGCGGGGGTCTATGACGCGCTGTTCGGCGGCGTGTCGGCATTCGGCCGCAAGCGCGCGGTCGCCGCGGTCAACAGCCTGCCCGGCACCGCAGTGCTCGAAGTCGGGGTGGGCACCGGCCTGGCGCTGCCGCATTACCGGTCGGACAAGCGCATTACAGGCATCGACCTGTCCGGCGACATGCTGGACCGCGCGCGCCAGCGCGTGGCGCGCATGAATCTGCGCCATGTCGACGCGCTGCTGGAAATGGATGCCGAGGAGACGCGCTTCGCCGACGGCTCGTTCGACGTCGCCGTGGCGATGTTCGTCGCCTCGGTGGTGCCCAATCCGCGCCGCCTGCTGGCCGAACTGAAGCGCGTGGTCCGGCCCGGCGGCCATATCCTGTTCGTCAATCATTTCCTGGCCACCGGCGGCGTACGCCTGGCGGTGGAACGCAGCATGGCCCGTGCCTCGCGTTCGCTGGGCTGGCATCCGGATTTCGCGATCGAATCGCTGCTGCCGCCGGCCGACCTGGCGCGGGCCAGCATCCACCCCGTGCCGCCCGCGGGGCTGTTCACCCTGGTGGTCCTGCCGCGCGATCCGGCCGCGCCGTCGGCCGAAACGCGGGCCTGA
- the gshB gene encoding glutathione synthase: MSRPLKVAVQMDPLAGIDINGDSTFALMLEAQARGYELFVYHVQGLSLREGRHGAVRAERLTARARPAAVRRVRGDHATLGEERILDLSQMDVILMRQDPPFDMAYITATHMLEHVHGIGPDRALVVNDPASVRNAPEKLLVTHYPDLMPPTLVTWDQQAIRDFRAEWRDIIVKPLFGNGGAGVFRIREDDENLNALLEMHFARSREPLMIQRYEPAVRRGDKRIILADGQPIGAINRVPAEGEARSNMHVGGKAVQVALTPRDREICAAIGPMLREKGLIFVGIDVIGDWLTEINVTSPTGLQEMARFDGINSAGLIWDCILRRLEGAGDGAGGFVA; the protein is encoded by the coding sequence ATGTCCCGCCCGCTGAAGGTTGCCGTGCAGATGGATCCCCTGGCCGGGATCGACATAAACGGCGATTCGACCTTCGCCCTGATGCTCGAGGCCCAGGCGCGGGGGTACGAGCTGTTCGTCTACCACGTCCAGGGACTCAGCCTGCGTGAGGGCCGCCACGGCGCCGTCCGCGCCGAGCGCCTGACCGCCCGCGCCCGCCCGGCCGCCGTCCGGCGCGTCAGGGGCGACCATGCGACCCTGGGCGAGGAACGGATCCTGGACCTGTCGCAGATGGACGTCATCCTGATGCGGCAGGACCCGCCCTTCGACATGGCCTACATCACCGCCACCCATATGCTGGAGCATGTCCACGGCATCGGCCCGGACCGCGCCCTGGTGGTCAACGACCCGGCGTCGGTGCGCAACGCGCCCGAGAAGCTGCTGGTCACCCATTATCCCGACCTGATGCCGCCGACCCTGGTGACGTGGGACCAGCAGGCCATCCGCGATTTCCGCGCCGAATGGCGCGACATCATCGTCAAGCCGCTGTTCGGCAATGGCGGCGCCGGGGTGTTCCGCATCCGCGAGGACGACGAAAACCTGAACGCCCTGCTGGAAATGCATTTCGCCCGCTCGCGTGAGCCGCTGATGATCCAGCGTTATGAACCGGCGGTGCGGCGCGGCGACAAGCGGATCATCCTGGCCGACGGGCAGCCGATCGGCGCGATCAACCGTGTCCCGGCCGAGGGCGAGGCGCGGTCGAACATGCATGTCGGCGGCAAGGCGGTGCAGGTCGCGCTGACCCCCCGCGACCGCGAGATCTGCGCGGCGATCGGCCCGATGCTGCGCGAGAAGGGGCTGATCTTCGTCGGGATCGACGTGATCGGCGACTGGCTGACCGAAATCAACGTGACCTCGCCGACCGGGCTGCAGGAAATGGCCCGCTTCGACGGCATCAATTCCGCCGGCCTGATCTGGGATTGCATCCTGCGCCGGCTGGAGGGCGCAGGCGACGGCGCGGGCGGATTTGTGGCCTGA
- the greB gene encoding transcription elongation factor GreB, with protein MTDDDDDDDRPRAPDGVSRYMTAAGLAAMRGELNALLRDERPRIVEIVSWAAGNGDRSENGDYLYGKKRLREIDRRVRFLTRRIEKAIVVDPAAQTRRDRVFFGATVTYATETDEERTVTILGVDEADLAAGQVSLASPVARAVLGGRVGDEVRLMTPAGAEIIEILRIAYPEPDGARQSASASVL; from the coding sequence ATGACCGATGACGACGACGACGACGACCGCCCCCGCGCGCCGGATGGGGTGTCGCGCTACATGACGGCGGCCGGCCTGGCCGCGATGCGCGGCGAGCTGAACGCCCTGCTGCGCGACGAGCGGCCGCGAATCGTCGAAATCGTCTCCTGGGCGGCCGGAAACGGCGATCGCTCGGAAAACGGCGACTATCTCTACGGCAAGAAGCGCCTGCGCGAGATCGATCGCCGGGTGCGTTTCCTGACCCGCCGGATCGAGAAGGCGATCGTCGTCGATCCCGCCGCCCAGACCCGGCGCGACCGCGTCTTCTTCGGCGCCACCGTGACCTATGCGACCGAGACGGATGAGGAACGCACGGTCACCATCCTGGGGGTGGACGAGGCCGATCTCGCCGCGGGCCAGGTCAGCCTGGCCTCGCCCGTCGCGCGCGCCGTGCTTGGCGGGCGGGTCGGGGACGAGGTCCGGCTGATGACGCCGGCCGGGGCCGAGATCATCGAAATCCTGCGGATCGCCTATCCCGAACCGGACGGCGCGCGGCAATCCGCTTCCGCCAGCGTGTTATGA
- a CDS encoding aldose 1-epimerase: MPGQHMPEQRMIELAAGSARLGLLPGLGGAVAYWTSGGLDILHAVADPNLLAQRGRAVAAYPLVPFSNRVADGCFQFDGVPYRMRPNFAGEPHVIHGNGWEHAWRLELLSDDSATLGLSWNPHLDPRHPNPQWPFAYRAQLRFDLRQDGLSIGMLIENTDQHPQPAGLGFHPYFPRRGALHLGFSAGTVWTNDDRHLPALRVPATGEWSFEQMRPIGAQAIDHCYAEWSGAAFLRWPQDNLALTIAADDPFRHLVLYTPPGRPFIAVEPVTHMNDALNHPGVADGGLRILAPGRKLEGHIRLALTGC; this comes from the coding sequence ATGCCAGGGCAGCATATGCCGGAGCAGCGCATGATCGAACTGGCGGCGGGCTCGGCGCGGCTGGGATTGCTGCCCGGCCTGGGCGGAGCCGTCGCCTACTGGACGAGCGGCGGGCTCGATATCCTGCATGCCGTCGCGGACCCCAACCTGCTGGCCCAGCGGGGCCGCGCGGTCGCCGCCTATCCGCTGGTGCCGTTTTCCAACCGGGTGGCGGATGGCTGCTTTCAGTTCGACGGCGTGCCATACCGGATGCGGCCGAACTTCGCCGGCGAGCCCCATGTCATCCACGGCAATGGCTGGGAACATGCCTGGCGGCTGGAATTGCTGTCCGACGACAGCGCCACCCTGGGCCTGTCCTGGAATCCGCACCTGGATCCCCGTCATCCGAATCCGCAATGGCCCTTCGCCTATCGCGCGCAACTGCGATTCGACCTGCGGCAGGACGGGCTGTCGATCGGCATGCTGATCGAAAATACCGATCAGCATCCGCAGCCGGCGGGCCTGGGATTCCATCCCTATTTTCCCCGGCGCGGCGCCCTGCATCTGGGATTTTCCGCCGGCACAGTCTGGACCAACGACGACCGCCACCTGCCGGCGCTGCGCGTGCCCGCCACGGGCGAGTGGTCGTTCGAGCAGATGCGTCCCATCGGCGCGCAGGCGATCGATCATTGCTATGCGGAATGGAGCGGCGCGGCCTTTCTGCGCTGGCCGCAGGACAATCTGGCGCTGACGATCGCGGCCGACGACCCGTTCCGCCACCTGGTTCTCTATACCCCGCCCGGCCGGCCCTTCATCGCCGTCGAACCGGTGACCCACATGAACGATGCCCTGAACCACCCGGGCGTGGCCGACGGGGGCCTGCGAATCCTCGCCCCCGGCCGCAAGCTGGAAGGCCATATCCGTCTTGCCCTCACGGGGTGCTGA
- the uvrB gene encoding excinuclease ABC subunit UvrB — MPAPARAKARRPDPSAEIVTFQPERQPPKEKTRRLTISAPYEPAGDQPQAIAELVAGIAAGERDQVLLGVTGSGKTFTMAKIIEATQKPTLVLAPNKTLAAQLYGEMKQFFPDNAVEYFVSYYDYYQPEAYVPRSDTYIEKDSQINEQIDRMRHAATQALLERNDVIIVASVSCIYGIGSVETYSRMVVRLETGGEIDRERLVKALVELQYRRNDAAFQRGTFRVRGESIDIFPVQNEDRAWRVSLFGDEIDSIIEFDPLTGDKTGDLQDISVYANSHYVTPRPTLNQAVVGIKHELRQRLAELADEGKLLEVERLQQRTTFDLEMIETTGVCKGIENYSRYLSGRKPGEPPPTLFEYLPEDALLIVDESHVTVPQIGGMERGDYARKSILSEFGFRLPSCLDNRPLKFAEWDKFRPQTLFVSATPGPWEMERVGGVFAEQVIRPTGLIDPVTDIRPVERQVDDLLAECRLTIAAGGRVLVTTLTKRMAEDLTDYMNESGIRVRYLHSDVDTLERIEIIRDLRLGAFDVLIGINLLREGLDIPECSLVAILDADKEGFLRSRTSLIQTIGRAARNVDGRVLLYADTMTDSLRYAVEETARRREKQSAWNAAHGITPQSVRKQIGEALSSVFEQDYVTVSPLKGETVGEFVGKDLGSTIAELEKRMRAAAADLEFETAARLRDEIKRLEALELGLEPAPAPVSTGGTPATSGRPPRRKGAKVPEPLGPGGGGYDPSKGRGPRRRGAR, encoded by the coding sequence ATGCCCGCACCCGCCCGCGCCAAAGCCCGCCGTCCCGATCCGTCCGCCGAAATCGTGACCTTCCAGCCCGAACGGCAGCCGCCGAAGGAAAAGACGCGGCGCCTGACCATCAGCGCGCCCTACGAACCGGCGGGCGACCAGCCCCAGGCGATCGCCGAACTGGTCGCGGGGATCGCGGCGGGCGAACGCGACCAGGTGCTGCTGGGCGTCACCGGCTCGGGCAAGACCTTCACCATGGCCAAGATCATCGAGGCCACGCAGAAGCCGACCCTGGTGCTGGCGCCGAACAAGACCCTGGCCGCTCAGCTCTATGGCGAGATGAAGCAGTTCTTCCCCGACAACGCGGTGGAATATTTCGTCAGCTACTACGATTACTACCAGCCCGAGGCCTATGTCCCGCGCTCGGACACCTATATCGAAAAAGACAGTCAGATCAACGAGCAGATCGACCGGATGCGCCACGCCGCCACCCAGGCGCTGCTGGAACGCAACGATGTCATCATCGTGGCCTCGGTGTCGTGCATCTATGGCATCGGCTCGGTCGAAACCTATTCACGCATGGTGGTGCGGCTGGAAACGGGGGGCGAGATCGATCGCGAGCGGCTGGTCAAGGCACTGGTCGAACTGCAATATCGCCGCAACGACGCGGCCTTCCAGCGCGGCACTTTCCGGGTGCGCGGCGAGAGCATCGATATCTTTCCGGTGCAGAACGAGGACCGGGCCTGGCGGGTCTCGCTGTTCGGCGACGAGATCGATTCGATCATCGAGTTCGATCCGCTGACCGGCGACAAGACGGGCGACCTGCAGGACATCAGCGTCTATGCCAACAGTCACTATGTGACGCCGCGCCCCACGCTGAACCAGGCGGTGGTGGGCATCAAGCACGAGCTGCGCCAGCGCCTGGCCGAACTGGCCGATGAGGGCAAGCTGCTGGAGGTCGAACGGCTGCAGCAGCGCACGACCTTCGATCTCGAAATGATCGAGACCACCGGCGTGTGCAAGGGAATCGAGAATTATTCCCGCTACCTGTCCGGCCGCAAGCCGGGCGAGCCGCCGCCGACCCTGTTCGAATATCTGCCCGAGGACGCGCTGCTGATCGTCGATGAGAGCCACGTCACCGTGCCGCAGATCGGCGGCATGGAACGCGGCGACTATGCGCGCAAATCCATCCTGTCCGAATTCGGCTTCCGCCTGCCGTCCTGCCTGGACAACCGGCCGCTGAAATTCGCCGAATGGGACAAGTTCCGGCCCCAGACCCTGTTCGTCAGCGCCACCCCCGGACCGTGGGAGATGGAGCGGGTGGGCGGCGTGTTCGCCGAGCAGGTCATCCGCCCGACCGGCCTGATTGATCCCGTCACCGATATCCGTCCGGTCGAGCGGCAGGTCGACGACCTGCTGGCCGAATGCCGCCTGACGATCGCGGCCGGCGGCCGGGTGCTGGTCACCACCCTGACCAAGCGCATGGCCGAAGACCTGACCGATTACATGAACGAATCCGGGATCCGCGTCCGCTATCTGCATTCCGACGTCGATACGCTGGAGCGGATCGAGATCATCCGCGACCTGCGGCTGGGCGCCTTCGACGTGCTGATCGGCATCAATCTGCTGCGCGAAGGGCTGGACATTCCCGAATGTTCGCTGGTCGCGATCCTGGACGCGGACAAGGAAGGATTCCTGCGCTCGCGCACCTCGCTGATCCAGACGATCGGCCGCGCCGCGCGCAATGTCGACGGGCGCGTGCTGCTCTATGCCGACACCATGACCGACAGCCTGCGCTACGCGGTCGAGGAGACCGCCCGCCGGCGCGAAAAACAGTCGGCATGGAACGCGGCGCACGGCATCACCCCGCAATCGGTCCGCAAGCAGATCGGCGAGGCCCTGTCCTCGGTGTTCGAGCAGGATTACGTCACCGTCTCGCCGCTCAAGGGCGAGACGGTCGGCGAATTCGTCGGCAAGGACCTGGGCAGCACGATCGCCGAACTGGAAAAGCGCATGCGCGCCGCCGCCGCCGACCTGGAATTCGAGACGGCGGCCCGGTTGCGCGACGAGATCAAGCGGCTCGAGGCGCTGGAACTGGGGCTGGAACCGGCCCCGGCCCCGGTCTCGACCGGCGGCACGCCGGCCACGTCCGGCCGGCCGCCCCGCCGCAAGGGGGCCAAGGTGCCCGAACCGCTGGGGCCGGGCGGCGGCGGCTACGACCCGTCCAAGGGGCGCGGCCCCCGGCGTCGCGGCGCGCGATAG
- a CDS encoding DNA polymerase III subunit epsilon codes for MDGFQPPRRPGEPAPFVRVIDLETSGRDASDGGVVEIGWQDVVLCADGGWALDGPPRARLTDPGRPITPGTTAIHHITDADVRGAPDFAAIAPAILRPDRPPVALAAHRAAFEQGWIRGLLPPSVTVGLRWICTYKGALRVWPDEPGHSNQGLRYSRRPDGLDRALGTPAHRAGPDAYVTAHHLRDMLAATSVESLLRWSREPALLARVPHGPLRGRRIDSLENAELDRLLATDRHRGPDLAFTLRTEQARRAGRDEARPAQHALPF; via the coding sequence ATGGATGGATTCCAACCGCCGCGACGCCCGGGTGAGCCGGCCCCCTTCGTGCGCGTCATCGACCTGGAGACCAGCGGCCGGGATGCGTCGGACGGCGGCGTCGTCGAGATCGGCTGGCAGGACGTGGTGCTGTGCGCAGATGGCGGCTGGGCGCTGGACGGCCCGCCCCGGGCCAGGCTGACCGATCCCGGCCGGCCGATCACGCCGGGCACCACCGCCATCCATCACATCACCGACGCGGATGTGCGCGGCGCGCCCGATTTCGCCGCGATCGCGCCCGCGATCCTGCGTCCGGACCGCCCGCCCGTGGCGCTGGCCGCCCATCGCGCCGCCTTCGAGCAAGGCTGGATCCGCGGCCTGCTGCCGCCGTCGGTGACCGTGGGGCTGCGCTGGATCTGCACCTACAAGGGCGCGCTGCGGGTGTGGCCCGACGAGCCGGGCCATTCCAACCAGGGTCTGCGCTATTCCCGCCGCCCCGACGGGCTGGACCGCGCGCTGGGCACGCCCGCGCATCGGGCCGGGCCGGATGCCTATGTGACGGCGCATCATCTGCGCGACATGCTGGCCGCGACGTCGGTCGAATCGCTGCTGCGCTGGTCGCGCGAGCCCGCGCTGCTGGCGCGCGTGCCGCACGGCCCGCTGCGGGGCCGGCGGATCGACAGCCTGGAGAACGCCGAATTGGACCGGCTGCTGGCCACGGACCGGCATCGCGGCCCGGACCTGGCCTTTACCTTGCGGACCGAGCAGGCCCGCCGGGCCGGCCGGGACGAGGCGCGGCCCGCGCAGCACGCCCTGCCATTCTGA